From Arachis stenosperma cultivar V10309 chromosome 2, arast.V10309.gnm1.PFL2, whole genome shotgun sequence, one genomic window encodes:
- the LOC130962338 gene encoding protein RADIALIS-like 3 produces the protein MASSSMQSSSSWSAKDNKAFERALAVYDKDTPDRWYNIARAVGGKTPEDVKRHYERLVHDVRHIESGQVPYPNYKKSGGSN, from the coding sequence ATGGCGTCTAGCTCAATGCAATCTTCGTCATCGTGGAGTGCTAAGGACAACAAAGCCTTTGAGAGGGCTCTGGCTGTTTACGACAAGGACACCCCTGACCGATGGTACAACATTGCCCGCGCCGTCGGCGGGAAAACCCCGGAGGATGTGAAGCGGCACTATGAGCGTCTTGTTCATGACGTTAGGCACATTGAGTCAGGGCAAGTGCCATACCCAAATTACAAGAAGAGTGGAGGTTCTAATTAG